Proteins from a genomic interval of Undibacterium parvum:
- a CDS encoding sulfate ABC transporter substrate-binding protein, with translation MDLKKFTAVISGTVATIALLNPIAYAADISLLNVSYDPTRELYQDVNEAFAKQWKAKSGDTLKIRQSHGGSGKQARAVIDGLDADVVTLALAYDTDAIAGHGLLDKGWQKRLPHNASPYSSTIVFLVRKGNPKAIKDWNDIVKPGLAVITPNPKTSGGARWNHLAAWGYALKQPGGSEASAREFLSKLYKNVPVLDSGARGATTTFVERGIGDVLLAWENEAQLAIKELGPDKVEIVVPSSSILAEPSIALVDKVVDKRGTRKVAEAYLNFLYTDEGQEIIAKNYYRPTTEKASKKYATQFPKLKLFTIDDSFGGWTKAQKDHFADGGVFDQIYQPGKR, from the coding sequence ATGGATCTCAAAAAATTTACCGCGGTAATTTCTGGTACGGTCGCCACCATAGCGCTGCTGAACCCTATCGCCTATGCCGCCGACATCAGCCTGCTCAATGTCTCGTATGACCCGACCCGCGAGCTGTATCAAGACGTGAATGAGGCTTTTGCCAAACAATGGAAAGCCAAATCCGGCGACACGCTCAAGATCCGGCAATCGCACGGCGGCTCTGGCAAACAGGCGCGAGCGGTGATTGACGGTCTCGATGCCGATGTGGTGACGCTGGCTCTGGCCTACGATACCGATGCAATCGCCGGCCATGGCTTGTTAGACAAGGGATGGCAAAAACGCTTGCCGCACAATGCCTCGCCGTATTCGTCCACCATCGTTTTTCTGGTGCGCAAAGGTAATCCTAAAGCGATCAAGGATTGGAACGACATCGTCAAACCTGGCCTGGCCGTGATTACCCCTAACCCGAAAACTTCAGGCGGTGCGCGCTGGAATCATCTGGCGGCCTGGGGTTATGCCTTAAAACAGCCAGGCGGCAGCGAAGCGAGTGCCAGAGAATTTCTCTCTAAACTGTATAAGAACGTGCCGGTACTCGATTCTGGTGCGCGCGGTGCCACCACCACCTTTGTCGAGCGCGGCATTGGTGATGTCTTGCTGGCCTGGGAGAACGAAGCGCAACTGGCGATCAAAGAGTTAGGCCCCGACAAGGTGGAAATCGTAGTGCCGTCGAGCAGCATTCTGGCCGAGCCTTCGATTGCGCTAGTCGACAAAGTCGTCGATAAGCGCGGCACCCGTAAAGTGGCCGAGGCCTATTTGAATTTCTTGTACACCGATGAGGGCCAGGAAATCATCGCGAAAAACTACTACCGCCCGACCACCGAAAAGGCATCCAAAAAGTACGCGACACAATTCCCCAAGCTCAAGCTATTTACCATAGACGATAGCTTTGGCGGCTGGACCAAGGCACAAAAAGATCACTTTGCCGATGGCGGCGTGTTTGACCAGATTTACCAACCAGGCAAGAGGTAA
- a CDS encoding CysB family HTH-type transcriptional regulator, translated as MNFQQLRSIREATRRQFNLTEVANVLFTSQPGVSRQIREVEEELGVDIFERNGKRLTGLTEPGKGIMHIIERLLLEAENLKQAGDEYSDQNRGTLTIATTHTQARYVLPKVVQQFRLAFPNVRIALQQSAPEHIAEWVLSGKADIGIATEGLSQFKDLVSFPCYEWHHVIVVPEGHPLLEKAGPLSLQDLSDYPLITYDVGFTGRGHIDDAFRQAGLSTDIVLTAMDSDVIQQYVALGLGVGIVASMAIESQRMQGLATLQASHLFAANVTRLAVRRGTYLRAYSRAFIQKFAPALSTEQIRQALSELETSTESTTKTAG; from the coding sequence ATGAACTTTCAACAATTACGCTCGATACGGGAAGCCACGCGCCGCCAGTTTAATCTGACCGAAGTAGCCAACGTACTGTTCACCTCGCAACCCGGAGTCAGCCGCCAGATCCGCGAAGTCGAGGAAGAATTGGGCGTCGATATCTTCGAGCGCAACGGTAAGCGTCTGACCGGTCTGACCGAGCCGGGCAAAGGCATCATGCACATCATAGAAAGACTATTGCTAGAAGCAGAAAATCTGAAGCAAGCTGGCGATGAATACTCTGACCAGAACCGGGGCACGCTGACCATCGCCACCACCCATACCCAGGCACGCTATGTGCTGCCCAAGGTGGTGCAACAGTTTCGTCTGGCCTTTCCCAATGTGCGTATCGCCTTGCAGCAAAGTGCGCCCGAACACATCGCCGAGTGGGTCTTGTCCGGCAAGGCCGATATAGGCATCGCGACCGAAGGTTTGTCGCAATTTAAGGATCTGGTGTCCTTTCCCTGCTATGAATGGCATCATGTGATCGTGGTACCCGAGGGCCATCCGCTGCTAGAAAAAGCAGGCCCGCTGAGCCTGCAGGATTTATCTGACTATCCTTTGATTACCTATGATGTCGGGTTTACCGGTCGCGGACATATTGACGACGCCTTCCGTCAGGCTGGCTTGAGCACCGACATCGTTCTCACCGCCATGGATTCTGACGTGATACAACAATATGTGGCCTTAGGTTTAGGGGTCGGCATCGTCGCCTCTATGGCGATAGAAAGCCAGCGCATGCAGGGTTTGGCCACGCTACAGGCCAGCCATTTATTCGCCGCCAATGTGACCAGGCTGGCAGTCAGGCGCGGCACCTATTTGCGCGCCTATAGCCGTGCATTCATCCAAAAATTCGCCCCTGCCCTGAGCACAGAACAAATCCGTCAGGCGCTGTCGGAACTGGAAACAAGCACTGAAAGCACAACTAAAACCGCAGGCTGA
- the cysW gene encoding sulfate ABC transporter permease subunit CysW: MTTQNLPAKPGRIEPPITPAATLEPLWVRVILVTAALAFLTLFLFVPLVAVFAEAFKKGWQLYLQAIIEPDALSAIRLTLITAAIAVPLNLVFGVAAAWTIAKFEFRGKSILLTLIDLPFSVSPVISGLIYVLLFGAQGWFGEWLREHDIKILFAVPGIVLATVFVTFPFVARELIPLMQAQGSEEEEAALVLGASGWQTFWHVTLPNIKWGLLYGVILCNARAMGEFGAVSVVSGHIRGETNTMPLQVEILYNEYNFTAAFAVASLLTLLALLTLVLKSIVEWKTNESRHEATSKQLSQDIAGEKL; the protein is encoded by the coding sequence ATGACGACGCAAAATTTACCTGCCAAGCCGGGCCGTATCGAGCCGCCCATCACGCCGGCGGCCACGCTAGAACCGCTCTGGGTCAGAGTAATTCTAGTGACGGCGGCACTGGCATTTTTGACGCTATTTTTGTTTGTGCCGCTGGTGGCAGTATTTGCCGAGGCTTTCAAGAAAGGCTGGCAGCTGTATCTGCAAGCCATCATCGAGCCTGACGCCTTGTCGGCGATACGCCTGACCCTGATTACGGCTGCCATTGCTGTGCCACTCAATCTGGTGTTTGGGGTAGCTGCGGCCTGGACCATTGCCAAGTTTGAGTTCCGTGGCAAGAGCATCTTGCTGACACTGATCGATTTGCCGTTTTCGGTTTCGCCAGTGATTTCAGGTTTGATCTATGTGCTGCTGTTTGGGGCGCAGGGCTGGTTTGGCGAATGGCTGCGTGAGCACGATATCAAGATCCTGTTTGCGGTACCCGGCATCGTTCTGGCCACGGTGTTTGTCACGTTCCCGTTTGTTGCCAGAGAACTGATACCGCTGATGCAGGCGCAGGGCAGCGAAGAGGAAGAAGCCGCGTTGGTGCTCGGTGCCAGCGGCTGGCAAACCTTCTGGCATGTGACCTTACCGAACATTAAATGGGGTCTGCTGTATGGCGTGATCTTGTGTAATGCGCGCGCCATGGGTGAGTTTGGTGCGGTCTCGGTGGTGTCCGGACATATCCGCGGCGAGACCAATACCATGCCTTTGCAGGTAGAAATTTTATATAACGAGTACAACTTCACTGCCGCCTTTGCGGTCGCCTCGCTGCTGACGCTCCTGGCCTTATTGACCCTGGTACTCAAATCCATCGTCGAATGGAAAACCAATGAATCACGTCATGAAGCTACGTCTAAGCAGCTTTCCCAAGACATCGCAGGAGAAAAATTATGA
- the cysT gene encoding sulfate ABC transporter permease subunit CysT — MASFFNPSSGSRRPVRRVIPGFHLSLGFTLFYLGLIVLIPLSAVFLKTFSMTWEAFWTTVTSERVMASYRLTFGASLLAALINVVFGGIVAWVLVRYKFPGKRVIDALVDLPFALPTAVAGITLATLYAPNGWLGQLLAPLGIKVAYTPLGILVALIFIGLPFVVRTVQPVLEEAEKELEEAAVSLGASHWQTFRRVTLPTILPALMTGFALAFARATGEYGSVIFIAGNMPMVSEITPLFMITKLEQYDYAGATAIAVVMLLLSFCLLLSINALQAWTRSKQNAGRE; from the coding sequence ATGGCATCATTTTTTAACCCGAGTTCGGGAAGCAGACGGCCAGTGCGGCGCGTGATCCCCGGCTTTCATCTGTCGCTGGGCTTCACCCTGTTTTATCTGGGGCTGATCGTCTTAATTCCCTTGTCGGCGGTGTTTCTGAAAACCTTCAGCATGACTTGGGAGGCGTTCTGGACTACCGTCACCTCGGAGCGGGTGATGGCATCGTACCGGCTGACCTTTGGCGCTTCGCTGTTAGCCGCGCTGATCAATGTGGTGTTTGGCGGCATCGTGGCCTGGGTACTGGTGCGCTATAAATTTCCCGGTAAGCGCGTGATTGATGCGCTGGTCGATTTGCCGTTCGCCCTACCCACCGCAGTGGCCGGTATTACGCTGGCGACACTGTATGCGCCGAACGGCTGGCTCGGGCAGTTACTGGCACCGCTGGGTATCAAGGTGGCCTACACCCCGCTAGGTATTTTGGTGGCGCTGATTTTTATCGGCTTGCCGTTTGTGGTGCGTACCGTGCAACCGGTGCTGGAAGAAGCCGAAAAAGAACTGGAAGAAGCGGCCGTTAGCTTAGGTGCCAGCCACTGGCAGACTTTTCGACGGGTCACCCTGCCGACGATACTGCCAGCCCTGATGACCGGTTTTGCACTAGCCTTCGCGCGCGCCACCGGTGAATACGGTTCGGTGATTTTTATCGCCGGCAATATGCCTATGGTGTCCGAGATCACCCCGCTATTCATGATTACCAAACTAGAACAATACGATTACGCCGGAGCGACCGCGATTGCGGTGGTTATGCTGCTGCTGTCGTTTTGCCTGCTTCTGAGCATCAACGCTCTGCAAGCCTGGACCCGCAGCAAGCAAAATGCAGGGAGAGAATAA
- a CDS encoding EAL domain-containing protein: MQHQALQTYLNQLQHHTQTEGASNFWLDEQGRARGRYVNASLTSAFQAIRSGDDNQIIAYEAYARSYSADELGLNVWKLLDYAASDDESVALDRLCRLLHAINFFRQPESQQLDLYLSVHSRLLAAVTGNHGMAFRRVLDALELPHQSIVLQLPLITPSQRWVLTHVAENYKRNGFRVGANAANLAQALDVLARIRPTSIKLDIEQAGTDTHRLSQLLEQAEAQDCRIIFKRIATEREFSQLQNTLSGSAKPYQVQGFLFDRPKASLGPQRYARAYAFAHEQLLATSEAQVGG, from the coding sequence ATGCAGCACCAAGCTCTGCAAACTTATTTAAATCAGCTGCAACATCATACTCAGACTGAGGGCGCCAGCAATTTTTGGCTCGATGAACAAGGGCGGGCTCGCGGCCGCTACGTCAATGCCTCGCTGACCAGCGCATTTCAAGCGATACGCAGTGGCGACGATAACCAGATCATTGCCTACGAAGCCTATGCCCGCAGCTACTCGGCCGACGAACTCGGCCTGAACGTCTGGAAGCTACTGGACTACGCTGCCAGCGATGATGAATCGGTGGCCCTCGATAGGCTGTGCCGCCTGCTGCATGCGATCAATTTTTTCCGCCAGCCCGAGTCGCAACAGCTAGATCTGTATCTCAGTGTGCATAGCCGTTTGCTGGCGGCTGTTACTGGCAACCATGGAATGGCGTTCCGGCGCGTGCTTGATGCACTGGAACTGCCGCATCAGTCTATAGTGTTGCAATTGCCCTTGATTACGCCTAGCCAGCGCTGGGTGCTAACGCACGTGGCAGAAAACTACAAACGCAACGGTTTTCGGGTTGGTGCCAATGCAGCCAATCTGGCGCAGGCGCTCGATGTGCTGGCGCGCATACGGCCCACCTCCATCAAGCTCGATATCGAGCAAGCCGGTACTGATACTCACCGCTTATCACAATTATTGGAGCAAGCCGAGGCGCAGGACTGCCGCATCATCTTTAAGCGCATAGCGACTGAGAGGGAATTTTCGCAACTACAAAATACCTTGTCGGGCAGTGCCAAACCCTATCAGGTACAGGGATTTCTATTTGATCGCCCCAAAGCCAGCCTGGGGCCGCAGCGCTACGCACGCGCCTATGCGTTTGCCCATGAACAGCTGCTAGCAACTAGCGAGGCACAGGTCGGCGGATAA
- a CDS encoding sulfate ABC transporter substrate-binding protein — translation MLVATSLSLCVSAHAAGDILNASYDVTRELFKEINPAFVADWKKKSGESISINQSHGGSSKQARSVIDGMEASVVTMNQANDIDILAEKGLVPADWNKAFPNGAAPFYSTMVFLTRKGNPKKLTSWEDLGKPGLKVIVPNPKTSGNGRYTYLAAWGSVIKSGGTEAQARLLVDRLFKNVPVLDGGGRGATTTFTQREIGDVLVTFENEVQLVRQEFGDNFEVVYPKISILAESPVAVVDRVVNKLGNRKQATAYLQFLYSEAGQEIVAKHFFRPRSELAAKKYAANFKPISLFTVEDVFGGWKQAQKRHFDDGGEFDKIYQSKK, via the coding sequence ATGCTGGTTGCGACTAGCTTGAGCCTGTGCGTATCAGCGCATGCGGCTGGTGATATTCTCAATGCTTCCTACGACGTGACGCGTGAATTATTCAAGGAAATCAATCCCGCTTTCGTGGCCGACTGGAAAAAGAAAAGCGGCGAAAGCATCAGCATCAACCAGTCGCACGGCGGCTCAAGCAAGCAAGCGCGCTCGGTGATCGACGGTATGGAAGCGTCGGTGGTAACCATGAACCAGGCCAATGACATCGATATTCTTGCCGAAAAAGGCCTGGTGCCGGCGGATTGGAATAAAGCGTTTCCTAACGGTGCGGCACCGTTTTATTCCACCATGGTGTTTTTGACGCGCAAGGGTAATCCCAAAAAGCTCACTAGCTGGGAAGACCTCGGCAAGCCCGGCTTAAAAGTCATCGTACCGAATCCCAAAACCTCAGGCAACGGACGCTACACCTATCTGGCAGCATGGGGATCGGTGATCAAGAGCGGCGGCACCGAGGCGCAAGCACGTCTGTTGGTGGATCGCTTGTTTAAAAATGTGCCGGTACTGGACGGCGGCGGGCGCGGTGCCACCACCACCTTTACCCAGCGCGAGATCGGCGACGTTTTGGTGACGTTTGAAAACGAAGTGCAATTGGTGCGTCAGGAATTTGGCGACAACTTTGAAGTGGTGTATCCAAAAATATCGATACTGGCCGAGTCGCCGGTAGCCGTGGTGGATCGCGTGGTGAATAAGCTGGGCAACCGCAAACAGGCGACTGCCTATCTGCAATTTTTGTATTCTGAAGCGGGACAAGAGATAGTCGCAAAACATTTTTTCCGCCCACGTTCGGAACTGGCAGCAAAAAAATATGCGGCTAACTTTAAACCGATTAGCCTGTTCACGGTAGAAGACGTATTCGGCGGCTGGAAGCAAGCGCAAAAACGGCACTTTGATGATGGCGGCGAGTTCGACAAAATCTATCAGAGTAAAAAATAA
- a CDS encoding sulfate/molybdate ABC transporter ATP-binding protein, protein MSIAVHQLHKKFGNFTALDNVSLDFADGELTALLGPSGCGKTTLLRIIAGLEFADSGQVLLDGEDASATHVRERQVGFVFQHYALFKHMTIFENIAFGLRVKPRHLRPSEAQIKEKVTQLLELVQLDWLADRYPPQLSGGQRQRIALARALAVEPRVLLLDEPFGALDAKVRKELRRWLRRLHDELHVTSIFVTHDQEEALEVADKIVVMNHGRVEQIGAPDQVYQHPATPFVYGFLGNVNLFHGRVHEGVLDAGGVAFDAPGHQDTRDATGTGYVRPHELDVARYTPGADGLAVRLGRVHSIGPLAQLELVRDDNGALVEALISSERFAQLGLKVGENLLVTPKRLHVFVDQL, encoded by the coding sequence ATGAGCATCGCAGTCCATCAATTACACAAAAAATTTGGCAACTTTACCGCGCTCGACAATGTCTCGCTCGATTTTGCCGATGGCGAACTGACCGCCTTGCTGGGGCCATCCGGCTGCGGTAAAACTACACTGTTGCGCATCATCGCCGGGCTGGAATTTGCCGACAGCGGTCAGGTCTTGCTTGATGGCGAAGACGCCTCAGCTACCCATGTGCGCGAACGTCAGGTCGGTTTTGTGTTTCAGCACTACGCCTTATTCAAGCACATGACGATTTTTGAAAACATCGCCTTTGGCTTGCGCGTCAAGCCGCGCCATTTGCGCCCGTCCGAAGCACAGATCAAAGAGAAGGTCACACAATTACTCGAACTGGTACAGCTCGATTGGTTGGCTGACCGCTATCCTCCGCAGTTATCCGGCGGCCAGCGCCAGCGTATCGCACTAGCGCGGGCACTAGCGGTAGAGCCGCGCGTGTTGCTGCTGGACGAGCCCTTCGGCGCGCTCGATGCCAAGGTTCGCAAAGAGTTACGCCGCTGGTTACGCCGCTTGCATGACGAATTGCATGTGACCAGTATTTTTGTCACGCACGATCAGGAAGAAGCGCTGGAAGTGGCCGACAAGATCGTGGTCATGAATCATGGCAGGGTAGAGCAGATCGGTGCGCCGGATCAGGTGTACCAGCATCCTGCCACGCCTTTCGTGTACGGCTTTCTGGGCAACGTTAATTTATTCCATGGCCGCGTGCATGAAGGCGTGCTTGATGCCGGCGGCGTGGCGTTCGACGCACCCGGCCATCAAGACACCCGCGACGCCACTGGCACTGGCTATGTCAGACCGCATGAACTGGACGTGGCACGCTACACGCCCGGTGCCGACGGTTTGGCGGTACGTTTGGGACGGGTCCACAGCATCGGTCCGCTGGCGCAACTGGAACTGGTACGCGATGACAACGGTGCGCTGGTCGAAGCGCTGATCTCTAGCGAGCGTTTTGCCCAGCTCGGGCTAAAAGTGGGTGAGAACTTACTGGTCACGCCGAAACGCCTGCACGTATTTGTCGATCAACTTTAA